The Christiangramia flava JLT2011 genome has a segment encoding these proteins:
- a CDS encoding NAD(P)/FAD-dependent oxidoreductase, producing MKHIVILGNGISGITAARHIRKRSDHKITIISGESDYFFSRTALMYVYMGHMKWDHLQPYENWFWEKNDLNLVKAWVEKIDFDQKKLRLSSGSPIEYDQLVLATGSIPNKFGWEGQDLPGVQGLVSKQDLIELEENTKFTRKAVIVGGGLIGVELAEMLRTRKIEVTMLVREKEFWHSVLPLKDAKMIAEHIESHGVKILKETQLETINPGENGRVRSVTTSTGEEIECELVGLCAGVRPAIEFLKGSELETDNGILVNEFLETNIPDVYAIGDCAQQRKAIGQRKPVEAVWYTGRMMGETVALTLTGNKQKYNPGNWFNSAKFFDVEYQTYGWVWSKPKEYEKHFRWQHTTEPRAITISFNSETELFQGINTYGIRLRHEVIDRWLNEQRKIGYVLANLKEANFDPEFYDRYEKQIFQSFKNNLQQATI from the coding sequence ATGAAGCATATTGTTATTCTTGGCAACGGAATTTCCGGCATCACTGCAGCTCGTCATATTCGGAAAAGATCAGATCATAAGATCACGATAATTTCCGGGGAATCAGATTATTTCTTTTCCAGAACAGCTTTGATGTATGTTTATATGGGTCATATGAAATGGGATCATTTACAGCCCTATGAAAACTGGTTCTGGGAGAAGAATGACCTGAACCTGGTGAAAGCCTGGGTGGAAAAGATCGATTTTGATCAGAAAAAATTAAGACTTTCTTCCGGAAGCCCGATAGAATACGATCAATTAGTCCTGGCTACAGGTTCAATCCCGAATAAATTCGGTTGGGAAGGGCAGGATTTGCCTGGCGTGCAGGGACTGGTTAGTAAACAGGATTTGATCGAGCTGGAAGAAAATACCAAATTCACCCGAAAAGCAGTGATTGTTGGTGGAGGTTTGATAGGCGTGGAACTGGCAGAAATGCTTAGAACACGTAAGATCGAGGTTACTATGCTCGTTCGGGAAAAAGAGTTCTGGCATAGCGTTCTGCCACTAAAAGATGCTAAAATGATTGCTGAACATATCGAATCTCACGGAGTGAAAATTCTGAAAGAGACCCAGCTTGAAACGATCAATCCAGGTGAAAATGGTAGGGTGCGATCGGTTACTACCTCAACCGGAGAAGAAATTGAATGTGAACTGGTAGGCCTTTGTGCCGGGGTGAGACCGGCAATTGAATTTTTAAAAGGTTCAGAATTAGAAACTGATAATGGAATTCTCGTTAATGAATTTCTGGAAACGAATATTCCTGATGTTTATGCAATTGGAGACTGCGCACAGCAGCGAAAGGCGATCGGTCAGCGAAAACCTGTGGAGGCTGTTTGGTATACAGGCCGTATGATGGGTGAAACTGTGGCCCTGACTTTAACCGGGAATAAGCAAAAATACAATCCCGGAAACTGGTTCAATTCGGCTAAATTTTTCGATGTGGAATATCAAACATATGGCTGGGTATGGTCAAAACCGAAGGAATATGAAAAACACTTTCGCTGGCAACATACCACTGAACCTAGAGCAATCACGATTTCTTTTAATTCGGAAACAGAATTGTTTCAGGGAATCAATACGTATGGAATCAGGCTTCGGCATGAAGTGATCGATCGCTGGCTGAATGAACAGCGTAAAATTGGTTATGTACTGGCAAATCTTAAAGAGGCCAATTTCGATCCGGAGTTTTATGATCGTTATGAAAAACAAATATTTCAAAGTTTTAAAAATAACCTGCAGCAGGCAACGATATGA
- a CDS encoding metallophosphoesterase family protein, producing MDKKINDIGELSGKILVFGGVYSNLQALQSLQELAEDLDISPENCICTGDIVGYCSQPEETIQFFRSWGAQTIAGNVEIQLANDEEDCGCDFREGSRCDDFSKEWYPFAKMMLSKESVNRMKNIPEHIQFRYAGKKVFVVHGSFFNTSEFIFKSTSWDKKQQNFDHTKSDIILAGHCGLPFSDSKNEKLWINPGVIGMPANDGSNKTWYAILDDSSSNLVEFQQLEYDHVKANELMLKNNLPAAYAATLKTGIWDNMEILPAEEASRQGELIRF from the coding sequence ATGGATAAAAAAATAAATGATATAGGAGAGTTGTCTGGAAAAATTCTCGTTTTTGGGGGAGTTTACAGCAATCTTCAGGCTTTGCAAAGCCTGCAAGAACTGGCTGAAGATCTTGATATTTCTCCGGAAAACTGTATTTGCACGGGCGATATAGTCGGTTATTGCTCGCAACCCGAGGAAACTATCCAGTTTTTCAGAAGTTGGGGAGCACAAACGATTGCCGGGAATGTGGAAATCCAGTTGGCGAATGATGAGGAGGATTGCGGATGCGATTTTCGCGAAGGTTCGCGTTGTGATGACTTTTCCAAAGAATGGTATCCATTTGCGAAAATGATGCTTTCAAAAGAATCGGTTAACCGGATGAAGAATATCCCTGAACACATTCAGTTTAGGTATGCCGGGAAAAAGGTTTTTGTGGTGCACGGTTCATTTTTCAATACTTCAGAATTTATTTTCAAATCAACCAGCTGGGATAAAAAACAGCAAAATTTCGATCATACGAAAAGTGATATCATCCTGGCGGGGCATTGCGGTTTGCCATTTTCAGATTCTAAAAACGAAAAACTTTGGATCAATCCTGGGGTTATCGGGATGCCGGCCAACGACGGCTCAAACAAGACCTGGTATGCGATCTTGGATGATAGCTCCAGTAATTTAGTTGAATTTCAGCAGCTGGAATATGATCACGTAAAAGCCAACGAGTTAATGCTTAAAAATAACCTGCCTGCTGCATATGCAGCTACTCTTAAAACTGGAATTTGGGATAATATGGAAATTCTTCCAGCCGAGGAAGCGTCCAGGCAGGGTGAATTGATCAGGTTTTAG
- a CDS encoding DUF547 domain-containing protein → MKKSFLNLSVFVIGICLCASCSLLSSAGLTSKGLPSTQVPDKLTSTTANSAVNVDHAIWDELLKKHVKSNGMVDYKDFKNDREKLNKYLEMLSNQEPTKDWSVQEQLAYYINLYNAYTVDLILKNYPVKSIKDIKGAWTNDFVKVGDKTISLGGIENSILRKMKEPRIHFAINCASMSCPKLMNEAYTAAHINEQLDKAAIEFINSDKNDISKNSAKLSSIFDWYKKDFTENGTVIDYVNKFSNTKINSGVRITYKDYDWNLNEIK, encoded by the coding sequence ATGAAAAAGTCATTTTTAAATCTTTCAGTTTTTGTAATAGGTATTTGTCTTTGCGCGTCCTGCTCGTTGCTTTCCAGCGCGGGACTGACAAGTAAAGGCCTGCCTTCTACACAGGTGCCAGATAAACTTACTTCTACCACGGCAAATTCCGCTGTAAATGTGGATCACGCTATATGGGACGAGTTACTGAAAAAACACGTGAAATCTAACGGAATGGTAGATTACAAGGATTTTAAAAATGACCGGGAGAAACTGAATAAATACCTGGAAATGTTATCTAACCAGGAGCCAACGAAAGACTGGTCTGTACAGGAACAATTGGCCTATTACATCAATTTGTACAATGCCTATACGGTTGACCTGATCTTAAAAAATTATCCGGTGAAAAGTATCAAGGATATTAAAGGAGCATGGACCAACGATTTTGTGAAAGTCGGCGATAAAACTATTTCGCTGGGAGGAATTGAGAATAGTATTCTTCGGAAAATGAAGGAACCGCGAATTCATTTTGCCATTAACTGCGCTTCCATGTCCTGCCCAAAATTGATGAACGAGGCCTATACCGCTGCGCATATCAATGAACAATTGGATAAAGCAGCCATTGAATTTATCAATTCCGATAAAAATGATATTTCGAAAAATTCAGCGAAACTTTCTTCAATTTTCGACTGGTATAAAAAGGATTTCACTGAAAACGGAACTGTAATAGATTATGTGAACAAGTTCTCGAATACCAAGATCAATTCGGGAGTGAGAATTACTTATAAAGATTACGACTGGAATTTAAATGAAATTAAATAG
- a CDS encoding SusD/RagB family nutrient-binding outer membrane lipoprotein, with amino-acid sequence MKKVVYISAILILILSANSCTKDFKEINTNPNAPLEVEPSLLLREVIYDYGEQMSYEGFVAGNLLGQYLTALDFNLFDRHALKSPQLGGNPWPVIYTNLRDNEIILQQSQNEPAYRVYEGPALILKAYMAAALTDLYGDVPYYNAFRGKELTTTPAYDAQEDIYLGEGGILDNLAKGIAAIQAYEGSIPLEGDILFNGDLTKWVRFANSLRIKHLMRISSKMDVSAELQQIYSEGDYIMNNQQNAVFDFTSGEPNSFRMEQLRVGDFNNFVMAETMDEILSELNDARVAVLFRPTANDGNTYNGLINGIDASQTSISPADYSYAGMIFRENTAMLDANFLTAWETKFWLAEAAEKGYISADAEMLYNEGVMQAFDYWNTPLPGDYLEGPAAYDAGENPLEQIITQKWIANMINGYEGWIEWRRTGFPNLKPISASLNNDLLPVRMPYPAEEEALNAENYDQAAENTNGNSINAPVWWDSE; translated from the coding sequence ATGAAAAAAGTAGTTTATATATCAGCAATTTTGATTTTGATTCTTTCAGCGAATTCCTGTACCAAGGATTTTAAGGAGATCAACACCAATCCTAATGCACCGCTGGAAGTGGAGCCTTCTTTATTGCTTCGTGAGGTTATTTATGATTACGGCGAGCAAATGTCTTATGAAGGTTTTGTGGCAGGTAATCTATTAGGGCAATATTTAACAGCCCTGGATTTTAACCTTTTTGACCGTCATGCACTTAAATCTCCGCAATTAGGTGGTAATCCCTGGCCGGTTATCTATACCAATTTACGGGATAACGAAATCATTTTGCAACAATCACAAAATGAGCCTGCCTACAGGGTTTATGAAGGTCCGGCTTTGATCTTAAAGGCTTATATGGCTGCGGCTCTTACAGATCTTTATGGCGATGTTCCTTATTATAATGCTTTTAGAGGAAAAGAACTTACTACGACTCCCGCATACGATGCGCAGGAAGATATCTATTTAGGTGAAGGAGGAATTCTTGATAACCTAGCAAAAGGAATCGCTGCGATTCAGGCGTATGAAGGCAGTATTCCACTGGAAGGTGATATTTTATTCAATGGCGATCTAACTAAATGGGTTCGTTTTGCCAATTCTCTTCGAATTAAACATCTTATGCGAATTTCCTCGAAAATGGATGTTTCGGCAGAACTTCAGCAAATATATTCGGAGGGAGATTATATCATGAATAACCAGCAGAATGCCGTTTTTGATTTTACTTCCGGTGAACCGAACAGCTTCCGAATGGAGCAATTAAGAGTTGGTGATTTTAATAATTTTGTGATGGCTGAAACGATGGACGAAATTCTTTCTGAATTAAATGATGCTCGGGTGGCAGTTCTTTTCCGTCCAACAGCCAATGATGGCAACACCTATAACGGTCTCATAAATGGTATTGACGCTTCGCAAACCTCTATTTCTCCAGCAGATTATTCCTATGCTGGAATGATCTTTCGCGAGAACACGGCAATGCTGGATGCTAATTTTCTAACAGCCTGGGAAACGAAATTCTGGCTGGCAGAGGCTGCCGAAAAAGGGTATATTTCGGCCGATGCGGAAATGCTTTACAACGAAGGAGTGATGCAGGCTTTCGACTATTGGAACACGCCTTTACCAGGTGATTATCTGGAAGGTCCTGCGGCTTATGATGCAGGGGAGAATCCTTTGGAACAGATCATTACCCAAAAATGGATCGCCAATATGATAAACGGCTACGAAGGCTGGATAGAATGGAGACGAACGGGCTTTCCTAATTTAAAACCCATTTCTGCCAGTCTGAATAATGATCTTTTGCCTGTGCGCATGCCGTATCCTGCGGAAGAGGAAGCTTTAAATGCTGAAAACTATGATCAGGCAGCCGAAAATACGAATGGTAACAGCATCAACGCGCCGGTATGGTGGGACAGCGAATAA
- a CDS encoding rhodanese-like domain-containing protein — MMKLYINLIVILFGLNLAHGQRDLRHLLEKYNNQEVPYVSVQELKMMQTNQKVLVADAREKKEYDVSHLPQAEFIGYKEFSIEKFSQKFKNKSAPIVVYCSIGIRSENIAEKIRKAGYSNVSNLYGGIFEWKNTGYDVFRNGKPTDSVHVFSKNWAKWLTNGKKVY, encoded by the coding sequence ATGATGAAATTATATATAAACCTGATAGTGATCCTTTTCGGCCTGAACCTGGCTCACGGCCAGCGTGATCTCAGGCATTTGCTTGAGAAATACAATAATCAGGAAGTGCCTTATGTATCGGTTCAGGAATTGAAAATGATGCAGACTAATCAAAAAGTGCTGGTTGCAGATGCAAGGGAGAAAAAGGAATATGATGTTAGTCATCTGCCTCAGGCCGAGTTTATTGGTTATAAAGAATTTTCCATTGAAAAGTTTTCACAGAAATTTAAAAATAAGTCTGCGCCCATCGTGGTATATTGCTCGATAGGTATCCGTTCTGAAAATATCGCTGAAAAGATCAGGAAAGCCGGTTATTCTAATGTATCTAATTTATACGGTGGAATATTTGAATGGAAAAATACCGGTTATGACGTTTTCAGGAATGGAAAGCCCACTGATAGTGTGCATGTTTTTTCTAAAAACTGGGCTAAATGGCTTACGAACGGTAAAAAAGTATATTAG
- a CDS encoding sodium:solute symporter, whose translation MLIDLSEINPVYWQWWLLIFSSIALFIISPRARSKNQFFSATLGKKAPGFLTLTGSLIISWVFAKSITNAANLGLDFGIVGGLAYAGYYLSFAVAGVVIYLLRTKGGYSSIHHFLISKFGRGAIAIFSILISIRLFNEVWSNTMVIGSYFGDIGTSEYYWSILVFTGLTLAYAIKGGLSSSIFTDVIQMVLFGLMLFVILACIFSIGELEVSEVINSGTWSMSTGLNLLLAALLQSFSYPFHDPVLTDRGFISNPKITLKSFLYSSVFGGLCIVLFSIIGVYAQKEGMAGQAAVEVGKAFGVGILLIINFIMITSAASTLDSTFSSSSKLLSVDLKFGKTVRIGRLVMIGVAVLGTIPIFLEAEILSATTISGTMVIGLTPVFIFWNKKVPKISFYLSVFCGLFFGLLLVFETFPKNLILTEGPYAELLWINVWGILSCIILFFIPKWIKK comes from the coding sequence ATGCTCATAGATTTATCTGAAATAAACCCGGTTTACTGGCAATGGTGGCTGCTGATATTTTCCAGCATTGCCTTATTTATCATTTCTCCAAGAGCGCGATCTAAAAACCAGTTTTTTAGTGCCACGCTGGGAAAAAAGGCTCCCGGCTTTTTAACGCTCACGGGAAGTCTGATCATTTCCTGGGTTTTTGCCAAAAGTATTACCAATGCCGCCAATCTGGGGCTGGACTTCGGGATTGTTGGTGGTCTGGCTTATGCCGGTTACTACCTTTCTTTTGCTGTAGCTGGTGTGGTGATCTATTTATTACGAACGAAGGGCGGTTACAGTAGTATTCATCACTTTTTAATTTCGAAATTCGGAAGAGGCGCGATTGCCATTTTTTCCATTTTGATCAGTATTCGTTTGTTTAATGAAGTATGGTCCAATACCATGGTGATTGGTAGCTATTTTGGCGATATTGGAACATCTGAATATTATTGGTCGATTCTTGTCTTTACAGGTCTGACACTGGCCTACGCTATAAAAGGCGGGTTAAGCAGTTCTATTTTTACCGATGTGATCCAGATGGTTCTTTTTGGTTTGATGCTTTTTGTGATTCTCGCCTGTATTTTTAGTATTGGTGAACTGGAAGTTTCTGAAGTGATAAATTCCGGAACCTGGAGCATGTCTACCGGACTGAATTTACTCCTGGCGGCACTTTTACAATCCTTCAGTTATCCTTTTCATGATCCTGTGTTGACCGATCGAGGCTTCATTAGCAATCCCAAAATTACATTAAAGAGCTTTCTGTATTCCAGTGTCTTCGGCGGACTTTGTATCGTACTTTTCAGCATAATTGGTGTTTACGCACAAAAAGAAGGAATGGCAGGTCAGGCTGCTGTTGAGGTAGGAAAAGCTTTTGGTGTTGGAATATTGCTGATCATTAATTTTATAATGATCACTTCTGCTGCCTCCACACTCGATTCTACATTTTCTTCCTCTTCAAAATTATTGTCGGTAGATCTGAAATTTGGGAAAACAGTAAGAATAGGGAGGCTGGTGATGATCGGCGTGGCAGTTTTGGGTACGATCCCAATTTTCCTAGAAGCCGAAATTCTTTCAGCAACGACTATAAGTGGAACCATGGTCATTGGTTTGACCCCGGTTTTTATTTTCTGGAATAAAAAGGTTCCGAAAATTAGCTTTTATTTGAGCGTTTTCTGCGGATTATTTTTCGGGTTGCTGCTCGTTTTTGAAACTTTTCCCAAAAACCTGATTTTAACCGAAGGCCCTTATGCAGAGCTGTTATGGATCAATGTTTGGGGAATTTTAAGTTGTATAATCTTATTCTTTATTCCGAAATGGATAAAAAAATAA
- a CDS encoding TIGR04283 family arsenosugar biosynthesis glycosyltransferase: MLSIIIPVFNEEAQLPKLLEHLSVASAGLIKEIIVVDGGSTDRTARIAKDHPKVFYLPSDKGRAVQMNTGASIAKGEILYFLHADSFPPVHFDQLIIDAVKKGKKAGCFQMKFDKNHWWLNLMGQFTKVNHISCRGGDQSLFVEKDLFHEIGGFDENYKVYEDNEIIRRLYIKKQFTVIKQWITTSARLYNRLGVWNTQRLFIEIYWKRRRGATAEELYSHYYKRVNA; encoded by the coding sequence ATGCTGAGTATCATCATCCCGGTTTTTAATGAAGAGGCACAACTTCCGAAGCTGCTGGAACATTTATCGGTTGCTTCCGCAGGATTGATAAAGGAAATAATCGTGGTGGATGGTGGTAGTACCGATCGTACAGCCAGAATTGCAAAAGATCATCCAAAGGTTTTTTACCTTCCTTCAGATAAAGGGCGGGCGGTGCAAATGAACACGGGTGCCAGTATCGCAAAAGGTGAAATCCTGTATTTTCTTCATGCTGATAGTTTTCCTCCAGTGCATTTTGATCAGCTTATAATTGATGCGGTCAAGAAGGGAAAGAAAGCCGGTTGTTTTCAAATGAAATTTGATAAAAATCACTGGTGGCTTAACTTAATGGGCCAATTCACCAAAGTGAACCATATTTCGTGTCGGGGAGGCGATCAGTCTTTATTTGTCGAAAAGGACTTATTCCATGAAATAGGAGGTTTTGATGAAAATTATAAGGTCTATGAGGATAATGAGATAATAAGGCGCCTATATATTAAAAAGCAATTTACGGTTATCAAGCAGTGGATCACTACTTCTGCCAGGCTCTACAATCGTCTTGGCGTTTGGAATACCCAACGACTTTTTATAGAGATTTACTGGAAGAGAAGGCGAGGTGCTACAGCAGAAGAACTCTACAGCCATTACTACAAGCGGGTTAACGCTTAA
- a CDS encoding glycoside hydrolase family 113, giving the protein MKTTKLLFRNDFSSMLLLMLLWVSASSCQSDQLLKKYNGISLVASRDSLTEKQANRLIDINANAAALMPYAFLSSEDSPELHFNSDRQWFGERVEGIEQAIDKLHQHNIKVMMKPHIWLRNGSFTGDLNFKTDQDWAQFENSYREYILLYVEIAEKHQVELFCIGTELYNFVKNRPEFWGELIAEIRDQYHGKLVYAENWDKVDQTEIWKSLDYIGVDAYFPLSDKVAPKLQEIRSGWQKHKSMLKDLSEEYDKPVLFTEYGYRSIDFAVKEPWHSGREKTETNHGLQARALEATYQEFWTENWFAGGFLWKWHQHETSGGLENDRFTPQNKPAENTIKEYYRKFKR; this is encoded by the coding sequence ATGAAAACTACCAAATTGCTTTTTAGAAATGATTTTTCCAGCATGCTTTTGCTGATGTTGCTTTGGGTTTCTGCCAGTTCCTGCCAATCTGATCAATTACTGAAAAAGTACAATGGGATAAGCCTGGTCGCTTCTCGCGATAGCCTAACGGAAAAACAGGCAAACCGATTGATAGATATCAACGCAAACGCCGCTGCGTTGATGCCCTATGCTTTTCTTAGTTCGGAAGATTCTCCCGAGTTACATTTTAATTCAGACAGGCAATGGTTTGGGGAGCGGGTGGAAGGCATTGAACAGGCAATAGACAAATTGCATCAGCATAACATAAAAGTGATGATGAAGCCACACATCTGGCTTCGGAATGGATCATTTACCGGAGATCTTAATTTTAAAACTGATCAAGACTGGGCTCAATTCGAAAACTCTTACCGGGAATATATTTTGCTGTATGTTGAAATCGCCGAAAAACACCAGGTGGAACTTTTCTGTATCGGCACAGAACTCTACAATTTTGTAAAAAACAGGCCTGAATTCTGGGGTGAATTGATTGCTGAAATTCGTGATCAATATCATGGCAAACTTGTTTATGCTGAAAACTGGGATAAAGTAGATCAAACAGAAATTTGGAAATCGCTGGATTATATTGGTGTCGATGCATACTTCCCATTAAGCGACAAAGTCGCACCGAAACTACAGGAAATCAGGTCGGGCTGGCAGAAACATAAATCGATGTTGAAAGATCTTTCCGAGGAATATGACAAACCCGTTCTCTTTACAGAATACGGTTACCGAAGTATTGATTTTGCTGTAAAAGAGCCCTGGCATTCGGGCAGGGAAAAAACTGAAACGAATCATGGTTTACAAGCTCGCGCTCTGGAAGCCACCTACCAGGAATTCTGGACAGAAAACTGGTTTGCAGGAGGGTTTCTTTGGAAATGGCATCAGCATGAAACCAGCGGCGGACTTGAAAACGATCGTTTTACTCCGCAAAATAAACCTGCGGAAAATACCATAAAAGAATACTACAGGAAATTTAAGCGTTAA
- a CDS encoding TIGR04282 family arsenosugar biosynthesis glycosyltransferase, with the protein MTSEQSEKNLLLIFTKNPVAGKVKTRLAKDVGDKKALEIYQFLLDHSVKFTSKVVATRQVWYSDEINNSDIWDNDLFQKKEQLSSPDLGERMQHAFENGFSEGFERILIIGTDLYDISEEDIRLAFESLNNHDFVIGPATDGGYYLLGMKSLNSEIFKNKNWGTNTVLENTLQDLQEYQLKLMEPRNDVDYLDDIRDHPAFQKFIEL; encoded by the coding sequence GTGACCTCAGAACAATCAGAAAAAAATCTTCTTTTAATCTTTACTAAAAATCCGGTGGCTGGAAAAGTCAAAACCAGGCTTGCAAAAGATGTAGGAGATAAAAAAGCACTGGAGATTTACCAGTTTTTATTAGATCATTCCGTTAAATTCACATCAAAAGTCGTTGCGACCAGGCAGGTTTGGTATTCCGATGAGATCAATAATAGTGATATCTGGGATAATGATCTTTTTCAAAAGAAAGAACAATTGTCCTCTCCGGACCTTGGTGAAAGGATGCAACATGCTTTTGAAAATGGATTCAGTGAGGGTTTTGAGAGAATTCTAATCATCGGGACAGACCTCTATGATATTTCTGAAGAAGATATCCGGCTTGCTTTCGAGTCTCTTAATAATCATGATTTCGTTATTGGCCCGGCAACTGATGGCGGATACTATTTATTAGGAATGAAATCCTTAAATTCGGAAATATTTAAAAACAAAAATTGGGGAACCAATACAGTGCTGGAGAATACGCTTCAGGATTTGCAAGAGTACCAGCTGAAGTTGATGGAGCCCCGAAATGATGTAGATTATCTGGATGATATTAGAGATCATCCGGCCTTCCAAAAATTTATAGAATTATGA
- a CDS encoding purine-nucleoside phosphorylase yields the protein MTDRIDESVDYLKSRGFGEPEVGIILGTGLGQLLDDVEIEKEVSYNHIPYFPTATVEFHKGKLIFGSLEGKKVVIMQGRFHLYEGYSLFDVTYPVRVMKRLGMKRLLVSNASGAINLNFGKGELMLIEDHINLQGGSPLAFHGVEKLGERFVDMSEPYNKEMNDIFEVAAKKHDITLHKGVYASVLGPQLETRAEYRYLKMIGADAVGMSTVPEVIVANHLHIPVAAISVITDQGDPSNLEKVDIQDILANAAKAEPSMVKLFKELLQQV from the coding sequence ATGACAGACCGTATAGATGAATCGGTAGATTATTTGAAATCCCGCGGCTTCGGGGAGCCGGAAGTGGGGATCATCCTGGGCACCGGCCTTGGGCAGTTGCTGGATGATGTTGAGATCGAGAAAGAAGTAAGCTATAATCATATTCCCTATTTTCCCACGGCCACGGTCGAATTCCATAAGGGCAAGCTCATCTTTGGCAGTCTCGAAGGGAAAAAGGTTGTAATCATGCAGGGAAGATTTCATTTATATGAAGGCTATAGCCTTTTTGACGTAACCTATCCCGTTCGCGTCATGAAGCGTTTGGGAATGAAGCGTTTGCTGGTTTCCAATGCTTCCGGTGCGATCAATCTAAACTTCGGAAAAGGGGAGTTGATGCTCATCGAAGATCATATCAATTTGCAGGGTGGTTCGCCGCTGGCATTCCATGGAGTTGAAAAACTTGGGGAACGTTTTGTAGATATGAGCGAACCCTACAATAAAGAGATGAACGATATTTTTGAAGTGGCTGCCAAAAAGCACGATATCACGCTTCATAAAGGTGTCTATGCATCGGTCTTAGGTCCTCAACTGGAAACACGGGCGGAGTACCGCTATTTAAAAATGATCGGCGCAGATGCTGTGGGAATGAGTACCGTTCCTGAAGTGATCGTGGCTAATCATTTGCATATTCCTGTTGCCGCAATTTCAGTTATCACAGATCAGGGCGATCCTTCGAACCTTGAAAAGGTAGATATTCAGGATATTCTGGCCAATGCCGCGAAAGCAGAACCCAGTATGGTGAAATTATTTAAAGAATTACTTCAGCAAGTTTAA
- the arsM gene encoding arsenosugar biosynthesis arsenite methyltransferase ArsM, protein MSSYLETTKNVYRDAALTPEVGLCCTTNPIWELPGLKIPKIMQEMNYGCGSTVHARDLTNNPRILYVGVGGGMELLQFAYFSRQKNGVVGIDVVDEMLEASRKNFKVAEEQNPWFKSEFVDLKKGDATDLPVEDNSIDVAAQNCLFNIFKTEELTKALKEMYRVLKPHGRLVMSDPTCEQEMNEELRNDERLRALCLSGSLSIADYVKALTDVGFGTIEIRARKPYRILDPKNYPTEELVYIESIEVAAIKDPMPEDGPCIFTGKAAIYYGEDDHFDDKKGHVLLKNQPLAVCDKTAGALAALGRDDIFISESTFHYDGGGCC, encoded by the coding sequence ATGAGCAGTTACTTAGAAACAACCAAGAATGTCTATCGAGATGCGGCCTTAACGCCAGAAGTGGGGCTTTGCTGCACCACGAATCCTATTTGGGAACTTCCGGGGTTGAAAATTCCGAAGATCATGCAGGAAATGAATTATGGCTGCGGAAGCACCGTTCATGCAAGGGATCTTACCAATAATCCGCGAATTCTTTATGTTGGTGTTGGCGGAGGTATGGAACTGCTGCAATTCGCCTATTTTTCTCGTCAGAAAAATGGTGTGGTGGGCATTGATGTGGTTGATGAGATGCTGGAAGCTTCCAGGAAGAATTTTAAAGTTGCTGAAGAACAGAACCCCTGGTTCAAATCGGAATTTGTGGACCTGAAAAAAGGTGATGCTACAGATCTCCCTGTTGAAGACAATTCTATCGATGTTGCCGCACAGAACTGTCTTTTCAATATTTTCAAAACGGAAGAACTTACGAAAGCGCTTAAGGAAATGTATCGCGTACTGAAGCCTCATGGCAGGCTCGTGATGAGCGATCCAACCTGCGAACAGGAGATGAACGAGGAACTGCGTAATGATGAGCGCCTGCGAGCTTTATGCTTAAGCGGAAGCCTTTCAATAGCCGATTATGTTAAGGCGTTGACAGATGTTGGTTTCGGAACAATTGAAATTCGCGCAAGAAAACCTTACCGAATTCTGGATCCTAAAAACTATCCTACCGAAGAACTCGTATATATAGAGTCTATTGAAGTTGCTGCGATTAAAGATCCAATGCCCGAAGACGGACCATGTATTTTTACCGGTAAGGCGGCGATCTATTATGGAGAAGATGATCATTTTGATGATAAAAAAGGTCATGTTTTACTCAAAAATCAGCCACTGGCAGTATGCGATAAAACTGCGGGTGCACTGGCAGCGCTTGGACGAGACGATATATTCATCAGCGAATCTACTTTTCATTATGATGGTGGAGGCTGCTGCTAA